Sequence from the Castanea sativa cultivar Marrone di Chiusa Pesio chromosome 12, ASM4071231v1 genome:
AGcaatttgaatttcaattttcaacaacaaGAGAATAACACATATTATTAGCTTCTCTTTAATATTTTGTGTCATGGTCCAAATGAATATTTTCACCATTCTATGAATCAGTGGCCTACTaaccagccaaaaaaaaaaatttgaaaaagatgaagaagataatTGAATCAAAAATCTTAACTTCGATATAATTTCAACAAGATGCTTAAAATATAGggagaaaataaaaggagaaagGGATGTCGTGCATCATTGTCACCTGTAAATCAGAGATCGGTAGGCAGTATTTGTGAGATTTCGATGATACTCAATGGTACTTACAACATCATATGTGTAGGACAAAGTCCTATTACATCTAAACCAGCTCAATTTTGTTCCCTGCGTGTCATCATAACAATATGATGAAGTGATCCATTcgtttttggattttgttaaCTATAAAGTGTAATGGTACAATCAGTGTACCTTCCGGATGCCAAGGGCATTTTGTACATTTTCATCATTAGCCCAAATGTATGAGAGCACATAATTATAAACctgtaaaagaaattttaggaatttactagacaataatgaaaaattagttATGCATTTTAacatgagaaagagaaaaagcaaTTTACCCGGCACCATAAGGAAGGAGTTCGAGACCACGAAAGGAGTATATCCATAGggttttcttcaaaaattgcTTGATCCCATCCTATTCGTTTtgattttggggaaattaaaggacaatttgGTTCCAAAATGTTGGCAGGATCAAGTTTTGTAATGCACTACAACAGAGTCAGTTAGCCACACTGAAAGTGAAAGATAAATATCATATGTAATTGGATATATAGAAGTAGCAATTTTTCTTACATCTGTGTAAGCTTGAATATCTTTCAGACATTGCACATTTTCTGGATCTACCCTCACATACTCGCCATGACAACTTTCTTTGATTGACTGGAAATTTAAGATATAGCTGTTAGATTATTTGTAAGTCTTAATCGTCTAATGTTATCTTTGATGGAGGGTATACAAGTATGAGTAATGCAACacacaacatttttcaattCCAACTGCTACtaaagtggtaagttgttattaattttacaacatttcAATCTACCATCACATCAGTTACATAAACATAAGAAATATTGAATTACCTCGTAGAGATCATCGGAAATAAGTGCCACACGATGAGCATACTCAATTTGTGTACTGACATCACTACGCCGATCTGTAATTGGGTTGCCAAGAAAGTATCCCTGTTTTCAATTTAAACGAATCTTGATTTATTCACTAGTAGAAACCAAAATCCAGAAGACATTTGAAAGAATAAGATAGAACTAGCTCTTGTGATCCAAGTTGTGTGataaaaattgtttacattTAGCTTCATGAATGGCACATTTCCAATAGCGTTACCTGCAAGAATGTAAGATTAAAATTAAACGGACCTTTATGATAATAGAAAGGGGAAATGGAtgcaaataagaaaaaagtgtTAACTCTGATTGTTTTGAAGTAAACCACTCGTCCTATGCTTTCTCTGCAACCGAATTGGATTGGATTTGATACCAAAATTGGGTTATCATAAGTCATCACAAATTACCATTATGTATTTCTTGAACGATGATTGGAACAATAATGCCTGAATATGAATCGCCACCAACATAGAGTACATTTGTCAAGAATTTTGGGTGATCCAATAGCCACTGTGACAAATCAAAAATATTAGCTAGTATGTGCTTtcccccctcaaaaaaaaaaaaaaaaaaaaggctagtatgtgctttaattttatatgaaaacaATGCAACGTGAGAGAAGGGTTAGTTCTTGACTGGACTTTAGAAAACCTTGAACTCTGAAGGTGAAGATTTGGATTccaccaaataaataaataatataagtactaaaatttttattgatagaaaaaattacaaaaaaaaaaaaaaaaacctattctTAAATAAATCTGAATTAATTTTCTACCATATAAAGAGTTAATTTTGACCAAAATACTTTGACAAACTctccaaaacaagaaaattaaatcatattctaGAAAATTCCGAAAATtacaacacaacaaaaaataaaattctttcaatGACTAGTATTTACGTCACACGTTAGAAGAGCAATTGGGTGGATTTAACACCATTGAAGTACAACAAATGTAAAGTAATTGTCATAATAAAACCTGCCTGGGtaatcttaaaaatttattttccatttgctAGAGAATTTCCCGTTTGATTATAAAGAAAGGTGAGCGAAACgaaattttttcattattttgtagAATTTCACTCACCTTCCTCAAGAATTCATAGGTTTGTGCTGCTGATAATGTATCTGTCATATTGTAACCTTGGGAGGTTCTTGAATAGGAGAATCCTGTGCCAACAGGAGCATCCAAAAATATAATGCTAGCAACCTGGAAGTAAATCAATAATCACTATGGTTGAAGTGGAGCCGAAAGAAGTCTTTACAATCGAAATCACCAATTACATTGCATAGAAGCCGATTCCACACCACCCCCCCCggcccccccccccaaaaaaaaaaatataggagtATATGATGACATACCTTTGTCCATGAATATTGGTTCAATTGGAATGTTGGTTCATTCCCATCGAAATTTTCGTAATTAAATGACACTGGACCTACATTACAGTGCAAATTATCaacgaaaaaaaaagagtctttagtattttcaaagtttagtctataaaaataagagttgccccccaaatatttgaattagttcaatgatgctcttaaaaaaaaataattggtctaatagttatagagatataactttatttttcgcaattctattttttattgtaaaatgtgctcTTACAtctattaaatatttgataaagtttggcaTCAAACATGTTTGACTTTATCTTTTTTAACTCATTATGTGGCGATTAACAAGTCAtcgactcattaaaaaaattttgtcactaaaactacacatgaaatgtGTCTTTAGTTGACACATAATAGGTTAGAGCAAGATAGttttaaatatgtttggagcctaacttattttaatgtctttagttgcatgttttttaaattttcattagttcaattgaaagatttttttactttagtataaaatttgataatttgtatttaaaatggaactttttaaaaatttcactatgaaaatggaaaaaatgaattttattttataaagatcATCATCAAACATAactttgattgaaaatactaagttcattttttttttttttgggtgagtatatatataacttatcaaataaaaagtgtgtatatataattaaaaaaatgtgtgtatatatatataggcgcTTTTTATTAATAACTGATGGTACACTACTCCTTCAACTTCAGGCTTATAACGCAGCAAGTGGGGGGAGTAACTTTCGATGTGAGATTGCAAAAAGTTTCACAAGAGAGTACGCAAAAAGTTTCCCTCTGTGTAAAACAAAAAGCGCCcacaatatatatttgtatatgctagttgtcttgataaatatattagtgccATAACTTGgctcacaaaacaaaaattcctaACTCCTCCCTGGGTAGGCTAACAGTAGCTTAATACtataaggaataaaaaaaaaacaaagagtgaGAACTGAGAAGTCAAACCAATTTCATAAACCAGTCCCGAGAAGCCAGAACAACCAGGGCCTCCAGTAAGCCAAAGCAGCAGAGGGTCCTTCCTTGGATTCCTCTCAGATTCAATGAAGTAGTAAAATAGTTGCACATCATCTGCTTCACCCACCCCCACGTATCTGAGAATTAACAGAGATGCTAAGCAAAACATATAAATCCAAGCATATataaaacagagagagagagagagagctagataGAGAGGAAAGATGGCATTACAATATGACTTACCCTGTTTCAAGTTTAAATGGAAGTTTACCAGGAAAGCCGGGTAGAGTCTCGACAATTGACTGGGACTGGACCATGCACAACATAGAAAATGCAAGCAGCCAAAGCAAGGTGATGACAGTGGAGCTGAACATACTTTCAAACTTTTGCTGCTGTGCTGCCATGCCTAAAAGTTATCCATTCACATCATAAGAAAAAGTATATGTCAGAAGAATAATAGAGATCATTCTTTTCAAGTTTCTTGAGTTGAATTCATGAAATTTAAGACATATGTGcaagacaaaaacaaagaatatGTGAGTCTGAAATTCAGGCACATTTAGTAAGTAGTTTTGATGCTTCCATTGCCGATATCCAAGCTGAAGAAATGGATGTTACCTCTTTGGAACTTGATGAAGGGTGACTTTTTTCGACCATAAAACTTGTGAAactaaacaaatttatattatagTAGCGAATGAGATTTTGGATAAgcaattaaacaatttattatataatatatttattttattttatgacatCGTCCtagtgtgcatatatatatatatatatatatatatatatatatatgagttaggttcaagttacacctactgtaactctaagtaatattacatcactcaataacttgttattcaattcatattttaagaatctcaccgttgaattacatgttctatatgtgcttaacatgcatgccaattttcatgctaatcagatgttatttactttgtgatccataaactcatcttttatgaattattttaaactataaaaatttgaatttaaaaaattgattgataacattgTAAGATTGAGTTGATTCAattatgtgttggctttatttcgtgcaaaatttgcttgtattttagcaaCTAGATACAATGTATTTAGGtaggaattatgtaagggtagtaTGTGAGAGAGTGCGAAGAAACCTCAAAAGTGTGCAATCAAGAAGAGCCTCGTGACTGGATCTTGCAACTGGATCTCGCGATTGGCTTGTGACTAGCGAGTCGTCAAAGGCGGCACACGTGTGGAGCATGTaggggagctgaagggtcgtgacagctagagcactacaggacaaaacttcTAGTCTGATCAGGTAGTTAGCTCGTGGCTCGTTTCAGTCGCAAGGTcgagtcgccagaatgccctATTTGGATAAACCTGACGTTTCACATTCCTCATACACCCTATTATAAATActcttatacccacgaaatgtagagagtttcgagagaaaattttgagagagaaaccttaaagaaaaacaaaattgactcatccacaatcttcatccttccccaaattcctctactctcaccctctctatTAACATAttcttgagaggtacatttagccaaatctttatctcaccatactcatatcagtgaggaggtgTTTTGGTGTTTGAGAAGCAGTTCagaagggaccaattcatttggttgatgcaatgagcTTATTGCAGGATCCggtaagttagagaagacaaggttcggcgtaaccctattggagcaagaagcttggagggcttaggtgtactaggtagattaggcttggagggtatTCTGTTATTCATGTAttccaacttcattctctagtggattattgaccgttTGAAGGACGACGaggaggttttttgccgagtacttcggtttcctcttcgataacatatcgacgtgttatctttgtgtttgcatctttcttccatTTCTCTTTattggtgttttatacactaattgaactttcaaacatgattattaatctttaatcaccgtgaaattttgcaagcatggagaatatatgaatataatataatccaacggtagatttgtcaaaatttgcatctaataataagttattaagtGGTGTAATTTCGCTTAGAATTACACCAAgtataacttgaactcaactatatatatatatatatatatatatatatatatatatatatatatatatatatatatattaagggcTTTCTTGTAATTGCCAATATTAACgttcataattttatataatataatactcCAATTTATTGTTCTCTTAACAGGAGGGATTGACCAAAGAACCATGTACTCTAACCGACGCTACTTGGTGtccaattattattaaaaaaaacaaaaaagataaagaaaagaggGGCAACGCTATTGAGATTTGAGCCCTTAGTGTTCTTACGGTCTTTCCTCTTACCTGTTAATTGAGAGATGTCTATTAGACTATTACGGGTGTGCGTATCAACTCGTGCaaaaaatcttatatatttcagtataaaatttattttttttttttttttctattttacataattattttttaaaatacttacATCAgattatttgttttaaattctattttattaaaatataaatttttcttaatttttttaatactgtTTTTGAAATGCACAACAACACTTGTGTATATTGGCACAAATAATGTAGTAAAAATGTATTTTGCACAATAAATATGTAGGTTGATGTGAGTAATTTTTGGGGTTAATTAggcaaaatttgacatttatgCCATTTTACCATAATTTATGCTCCGGAAAAAACACACTCCAAATCTCCAAGTTGACTTATGATGAGTGgccctttttgttcttttgttccatgacatatattttttatgtaaaaaattgaaaaaggaaaCCTCCAAATTTTGTTGACGTGACAAGTTgttataaataagtaaaaaaattatattataggTGGATCTAAATAAgagaaccaataaaaattgcCAGCTCAACTTTATTGTGAAATATATGCTATAAACTCACACCTAATTTCATAAGATGCTTTGGTGTCAACttattattacattacaatacTTACACATAAGACTATTATGGgtatttgctaaaaaaaaagtgaatttaaGTGCACTAATCATAAAGTGAAACTTAAATATGTTGTAGATTTGAGTGTGTCTTTAGAGTTCTTCTTAACTATAGTGAAAGAGTAATTATAGGTTTACATTGTAGTAACAATGTAAGTTGTAATTAGCTTATAGCTTATTCTTTAGGGGATTCTAGcattttgcccttattttttaaaaaatttagcaatatgtCCATgtgtttgaaactatttaggtccatgtccctattttgaaactcgatttactcaaaattaagtttcaatGTGAAACTCGATTTGTAAAAAATCGAGTCTAGGAcgattaaactttaaaaataaaaaaaaaatttgcatgaaacttgagttcatgtagctcgagttccatttaaaatgtcactataggACATTTAAAACGCAACTATAGGTATGGAGCGatcaaacttaaataaataaataaaacttgcatggaactcgagtttatagAGCTCAAGTTTCATTTAAAACGCTACTATAGGACATTTAAAATGCGGCTATAAGTATGGAATTCGAGCtctatgaactcgagttccacaattttttttttaaagttttatttcgcataactcgattttaaatcaatcgagtttcaaaatagagaCACGAATCTAAATAGCTTCAAAATATAGACATAtggctaaaatttttaaaaataagtgcAAAATGTTAGAATTCCCCCTTATTCTTTACTTCTAAAACATATACTGGACCATAATCACCTGACAAAACAGCAACATATGTGTCACGTGGGGGTTAGATTAGGTGGGTGTGTAAAATGTGGCTCGACGTTCCAGTCCTATctctattttaaaaacatatcttgtttaaaataaaaacaacatgaCATGAGGTCAAATTTGTCCAAATAAAGAATGATAGACCTTCCAGTCCAAACAATATGTAACGTTTTGTCCCAAAAATTAGATACAATGGTCCTCTGTCACTGGTTCACCTTCCAGTTCCAGACTTCGAGTCACGTGTACAGAAGGTCCAAGACTGGAAGATTAGCTATGTCCGTAGAACAGGAAATTGTGCAGCTCACCTTATGGCTCGGAATACTAAACTCATTGCTGACTGTGTAGCGTGGGTTGAAGATACCCCGCCTATTATTCAATGCCAAGTGCATCGAGATGTACTTCTTTTGCACCAGAGTTGTAATTAATGAAATATGTCTGGGATtgactatcaaaaaaaaaaaaaaaaagactaagagggtatttagtaaaataatttgggatgaaatttttgtaatttttttaaaatatttatgaataaaaatgtgtataaaaatgtgtgtaatattatttaaaatgtgaaaatgtaaGTTTGGGATTACTCACCAAACAAGTCCTAAATGTCCGAAGCTTGAAGGGTAGAATGGAAATATGATGGTAGATTGCCCCGTGTCCCCTGCCTGTTGCTAACTTGCTATAAGGGTGAGCTACATGTATGAGTGgtccccaaaattttaaaagtattttaatactatatataaatatttaacaatttaattattagcATACAAAAAGAGATTTGGTCTTTCAAAATATTTGAGCTATACCAATGATGCTCTTTTTATCCAATTGATTTAGTagttatagaaaatgttttttttcccctcacattcatttttattgtaaaatgtgttcTTGTGTTGTTAAAGTTTTGAATCAATCAAGTTTTTGACTATtttattagttcaattgaatttttttttactcattttagTAGACAATTTGGtaacttaaataaaaatgaaaactttaagGATTCACTATGAAGGATACTAAGTTATATCTTATACGTGTTTATATGTTTGTGCatatttatgaaaatttgtATAAGCTAATAAATTAGCATAATAAGTTGGcctccaaacaaaaatttctgacTACGCTCTTGTTGCTAGCAAATATAATATCCTTCTCTATCTCTGGTCAACATATCTGGgagccactttttttttttttcttttttatgtggtttttaAGTGACTGTTAATGTGATGTTGTTGCCATATTGTCTAACCTTTATGATTAGAGTTGAATTTCGATGTTTTATTAGAGAGTTGGATGGTGATGGGttattttgaattcattttATGGGTTGTAGGTCTAGATTTACCTATGACAAAGTTCGAAGAGCAATTTTGATAGCAATGATAATTATTAAATGTGAAAaatcttgtaactcaattgcTTAGTACATTTTGGTACTTTTAACAaagatatttaaatttaaatttccatcccaattatcaaattaaaaaaaaaggtaaattacaGGTGCCATGTAATGCATTACCAATAgaggtggcaaaattggacacaaCCCACGAACCCAACATGATACGACATGAAATTAGCAAGTTATGGGTTGAGGTGTAATGGATTcatgtcatattcgggttgacatgactgacccgtttaataaatgtaTTGGGTTAGTGTTCAACATATGGAACCCGTTTGACCtatttgacccgtttaattaaaagACATTTTACTAATGTACCCATCAAACCCAAGGTATatgaacttattagttgttgtggtttattttctttgacatattgtgattgattatttgtgatatttagatatgctttaattttgaataattatatgtgatgcaattactcgatagttctaaattttatattaaaaatatttgtttgtttgtttgttttttcataaatatatattttttcattttgataaaatttgataaatatgtTAACACGACTGACCTGTTTAATGAATGGGtagtgttagggttgaggaatcttgacccgtttaataaacatgtcaggttagtgttgacctatataGTTTGATACTCAAAAGTTGACACGATACGAACCCGACatgcgaacacgaattgccacccctaattaCTAAGCTTAGGTTAATTTCTAACATATAAAACCAAGTCTTAAATATTTCGATGCTAAAACTAATGTAAATAAACTACCATCAACGATCTGCTAtttaaactaaacaaataactaCCATTGATGATTAAAACTGTACCAATGAACTTGCAATGAATTAAACTATAATGAAACAAGGACTTAATCCATTAACGCACTAGGAAAATCATAAACCAAAACAGAGTAGTAAATGAATTTACCTTGGTCTCTTATTAATGTTTTCAGGTTTTGCTCGaagtaaaacttaaaatactGTGACTAGTTTGTGGTGAAATCTAACTTCGTGGATTAGGGTTTAGAGTTTGaatctaaaatttttctaaCTCGGTGGAACATTTTTCATAGGAAAATAATTCTCATGATTTgtatccaaaaaattcaaaatttgtttttaaattccaGCCTAGAATGTCTACTATCTAAAACGTTCGGCCCGCGTCAAAGAATTCCATACCTTTCAAGAGTTATTATCGAAAACGTGACAAAAGGTTACTTTTCAACATATTTTCAAAGCGATTAAGTCTCGTGAATAACTAGTCAGTaacgtatttttttttccaaaagtttgattttgggtgaATTTTCCTTGAGGCATAcgtataaaattttaaaaccaaatccgTGAAAAaaacgttagacttccatttttacgcccttctatcggcacatagttggaatCCGAATTTCGGGTAACTTGGTGGGGaatttttcaaacaacaataacTCTCATGATTTGTgtcgaaaaaattcaaaatttgtgatCAAATTCAGGCCcggaatgtctactttctaaaacgTTCAACCAGGGTCAAAGAATTTCCGTAGTATTCAAGAGTTATTGTCGAAACGGTGACCAAATGTCACTTTTCTACACATTTTCATAGCGATTATGTCTCCTGAATTACTAGCCACTAacgtatttttatacaaaaatttgaatttgggtGGATTGTGCTCGAGGTAtaggtataatattttaaaaccaaatccgTGAGAAATAAGTTAGATTTCCATTTTTACGCCATTCTATCGGCGCATTGTTGGATTCCGAATTTCGGGTAACTCGGTGGGGaatttttcaaacaacaataacTCTCATGATTTgtgtcaaaaaaattcaaaatttgtgatCAAATTCAGGCCcggaatgtctactttctaaaacgTTCAGCCCGCGTCAAATATTTCCCTACCGTTCAAGATTTATTTTCGAAACGGTGACCAAAGGTCACTTTTCAACACATTTTCAAAGCAATTAATTCCTTGGAATAACAAGCcaataatgtatttttttccAACAGTTTGATTTTGGGTGGATTGTCCTCGAGGTATAGgtacaatattttaaaaccaaatccgtgaaaaaaaagttagacGTCCATTTTTATGCCATTCTATAGGTGCATTGTTGGATTCCGAATTTTAGGTAACTCGGTGGAAAATTTTTCAAACGACAATAACTCTCATGATTTAtgttgaaaaaattcaaaatttgtgatCAAATTCAAGCCcggaatgtctactttctaaaacgTTTGGCACGTGTCAAATGGTTCCCTACCGTTCAAGATTTATTTTCGAAATGGTGACCAAAGGTCACTTTCAACACATTTTCAAAGCGATTAATTCTCCGGAATAACTAGCCACTAATGTATTTATttccaatagtttgattttgGGTGGATTGTCCTCAAGGTATAGgcataatattttaaaaccaaatccgtgaaaaaaaagttagacttccatttttaCACCATTCTATCGGCGCATTGTTGGATTCCGAATTTCAGGTAACTCGGTGGGGAATTtttcaaatgacaataactctcaTGATTTGTgtcgaaaaaattcaaaatatgtgaTCAAATTCAAGCCcggaatgtctactttctaaaacgTTCGGCCTGCATGAAATAGTTCCCTACCATTCAAGATTTATTTTCGGAACAATGACCAAAGGTCTCTTTTCAACACATTTTCAAAGCAATTAATTCTCCGGAATAACTAGCCactaaagtatttttttttccaatagtttgattttgGGTGGATTGTCATCGAGGTATAGGTATAATACTTTAAAACCAAATCCGTGAAAAAAGTTAGACTTCTGTTTTTACGCCCTTCTTTCGGTACATAGTTTGAATCCGAAATTTTTCTAACTCGGTGGATTATTTTTCATACGACAAAAACTCTCATGACTTGtgtccaaaaaattcaaaatttgttttcaaattcCAGCCCtaaatgtctactttctaaaacattcGGCCCGCATCAAAGAATTTCTTATCGTTCAAGAGTTATTATCAAAAACGTGACAAAAGGTCACTTTTCAACATATTTTCATATGCCCACTTTCAGATCTACAAAGTATGAGTCCCACTCAAACCCCAACTCACCCATGGCCCAATGCAAGTCCTTGATAGTAATGATCATGCAAATATGCATGGGCCATGGCaatcaaattgaaaaaatgtgaaattgttaaaattcgcatctaataataaaaacatattaagtGATGTAATATAGCTtaaagttgattaattaaactattatataattaaaagagACATAATTTACCTGAATTTTGGATTTTATCCAAATAGGCCCACTTTCAATTCTACAAAGTGTAAGTCTCACCTGAAGACCAGCACACCCATGGCCCAATGCGAGTCCTTGATAGTAATGATCATGCAAATATGCATGGGCCATGGCAATCAAATTTAACTAAtgtgaaattgttaaaatttgcattcaataaaaaaaaaacatattgagtggtgtaatatAGCTTAAAGTTACACTAAGTGTAACTTAAACTTAATCctatatataattgtattttttaaaaaattgatctatcaatttttaacttcttatatttttttgtaaaataattttaattttaatttaattgaatatACGGTTCTACGAGTGATTCATTAGTTGAATCAGTAACTCATTGACTTAAATCTCACATTTTTTTCTGAATTACAAAATATAGATGTTGACGAATGTCACAATATAAAGATTCCAAAACTTGGTAGACTTAACAATAATGGACTGCAATTGAGTAGATGAGATATTTGCAATCTAATGACAATAAGCCTTTACTTCACAACTCTTATTGCAATATATAGCAAATAATTGAGGAAAAAATTTGGATGAATTTGTTgtaatgatatttttgttatgattatttattgtttcatatttgttattgtaatatattacaaaataattgcTATCAGGTTATTGCAATTATATCTTTGTTGCGATAGACTATTATTTCAAGATTTTCATTGTAATAGATTGCAAAAGTAATTTGTACCAATTTATTgtaatgatttttcattttaagttattgtaacaaattttattaaaacaataaagAATTAAGGCCTTTATTGcaattgaaaattatatgttataataactaattaattttataaccTATAATTTTCACAAGGGAGCCAAGGCCTTTGTCTATGTTGACCCAATATGAGTACTACTACTAAAACTACTTGTAACTGGTCCATGTCCACCCAATATGAGTACTACTACTACAACTACTTGTAATGAGAAAAAGAGATCTTGGATTTGGGAACATTTTACTACAGTCGGAGGTAGAGATTCTAAAAAATCTAAGGTGGCTTGTAAGTATAGTAGGGCTAATTATGCTACCGTTACTCACACAAATGGGGCAAAAATCTTGATTTCACACATTGGAAAGCAATGCAATAAATATCCAAATAGTGTAGGTAGGAGCTAAATCACCCTAGCATTTGAACCTACAACTGAAGGACATGGTAGTCTTGTCGCAATACCTTTTTAGCGTTAAGGCTTTTAGGCAAGTATTAGATGAGATGGTAATCCTAGATGAGTTGCCATTTAGGATTATGGAGGGTAAAGATTTTAAGAGATTCTTGCATGTAGCTTGTCCCAAATGGActacaaataaaatacaaaGTCGGATGATAGTTGCAAGAGATTGTTTCAATGTCTTTTTGAGGGAAAAGAAGAAGTTAGGGAAATCTCTTAGGGGCAAAGAATTTGCTTACCCCAGATACTTGGACATTCATGCAAAATTTAAACTACGGTCTCACTGC
This genomic interval carries:
- the LOC142619918 gene encoding serine carboxypeptidase-like 7 — encoded protein: MAAQQQKFESMFSSTVITLLWLLAFSMLCMVQSQSIVETLPGFPGKLPFKLETGYVGVGEADDVQLFYYFIESERNPRKDPLLLWLTGGPGCSGFSGLVYEIGPVSFNYENFDGNEPTFQLNQYSWTKVASIIFLDAPVGTGFSYSRTSQGYNMTDTLSAAQTYEFLRKWLLDHPKFLTNVLYVGGDSYSGIIVPIIVQEIHNGNAIGNVPFMKLNGYFLGNPITDRRSDVSTQIEYAHRVALISDDLYESIKESCHGEYVRVDPENVQCLKDIQAYTDCITKLDPANILEPNCPLISPKSKRIGWDQAIFEENPMDILLSWSRTPSLWCRVYNYVLSYIWANDENVQNALGIRKGTKLSWFRCNRTLSYTYDVVSTIEYHRNLTNTAYRSLIYSGDQDLNVPYVGTQEWIRSLNMTITDDWQPWFVEGQIAGYTRLFTKNLYHMTFATVKGGGHTAPEYKPRECFAMVDRWLSYYSL